One part of the Gossypium raimondii isolate GPD5lz chromosome 1, ASM2569854v1, whole genome shotgun sequence genome encodes these proteins:
- the LOC105786331 gene encoding LOW QUALITY PROTEIN: beta-fructofuranosidase, insoluble isoenzyme 1-like (The sequence of the model RefSeq protein was modified relative to this genomic sequence to represent the inferred CDS: inserted 1 base in 1 codon) — protein MYYNGIYHLFYQYNPKGAVWGNIVWAHSVSKDMVNWEALEPAIYPSESFDINGCWSGSATVLPENKPVIFYTGIDPNQYQVQNYAVPENLSDPYLRKWVKPADNPIVVADETMNKTAFRDPTTAWKIGGHWRMVVASRRXQRGIAYLYRSRDFRKWVKAKHPLHSVPNTGMFECADFFPVSLSGDTGLDNSAFGPNVKHVLKVSLDLTRYEYYNIGSYFPEARDKYVVGKGFVDGWNGLRFDYGNFYASKTFFDPSKNRRILWGWTNESDTAKDDVQKGWAGLQAIPRKVWLDPSGKQLLQWPIEEIETLRGQNVQLSNQELKSGEHIEVKGITAAQADVDITFSIPNLDKAEPFDPSWTNAQDLCGLKGSTVQGGVGSFGLLTLASEKLEEYTPVFFRVFTGLYKHVVLLCSDSGSSSLRKEGLYKPSFAGFVDVDLDDTYKISLRTLIDYSVVESFGAGGKTCITSRVYPLVAVFDDAHLFVFNNGTETITADVEAWSMAKPDQMNN, from the exons ATGTATTACAATGGGATTTACCATTTATTCTATCAATACAACCCCAAAGGTGCAGTTTGGGGCAACATAGTTTGGGCTCATTCAGTATCCAAAGACATGGTCAATTGGGAAGCTCTCGAGCCTGCAATTTATCCTTCAGAATCTTTTGATATCAACGGGTGTTGGTCAGGATCCGCTACGGTTCTTCCGGAAAATAAGCCTGTAATTTTCTACACAGGGATTGATCCTAATCAATATCAAGTGCAAAACTATGCTGTTCCAGAGAACTTATCTGACCCTTATTTGCGTAAATGGGTCAAACCGGCTGACAACCCTATCGTGGTTGCCGATGAAACCATGAATAAAACCGCTTTCCGTGACCCAACAACTGCTTGGAAGATCGGTGGGCATTGGAGAATGGTGGTGGCTAGCCGAA AACAGAGAGGGATTGCTTATTTGTATAGAAGTAGGGATTTCAGGAAATGGGTAAAGGCCAAACATCCTTTACATTCGGTGCCCAATACTGGCATGTTTGAATGTGCAGATTTTTTCCCAGTGTCATTGTCTGGGGACACTGGCCTTGACAACTCTGCTTTTGGCCCTAATGTTAAGCATGTTTTGAAGGTAAGCTTAGATCTTACAAGGTATGAGTATTATAATATAGGTTCGTATTTCCCAGAAGCAAGGGATAAATATGTGGTTGGTAAGGGGTTTGTTGATGGTTGGAATGGGCTTAGATTTGACTACGGGAATTTTTATGCTTCAAAGACATTTTTTGACCCTTCAAAGAATAGGAGGATTTTATGGGGTTGGACCAATGAATCGGATACTGCTAAAGATGATGTTCAGAAAGGATGGGCTGGTCTTCAG GCAATTCCAAGGAAGGTGTGGCTTGATCCTAGTGGGAAGCAGTTGCTGCAATGGCCTATTGAAGAAATAGAGACTCTTAGAGGCCAAAATGTTCAATTGAGCAATCAAGAACTCAAGTCGGGAGAACATATTGAAGTCAAAGGAATTACTGCTGCTCAG GCTGATGTTGACATTACCTTCTCCATACCTAACTTGGACAAAGCTGAACCGTTTGATCCTAGCTGGACCAATGCTCAGGATCTCTGTGGCCTTAAGGGTTCAACTGTTCAAGGTGGCGTTGGATCGTTTGGGCTCCTAACATTAGCTTCAGAAAAGTTAGAAGAATATACCCCTGTTTTTTTCAGGGTATTTACAGGTCTATACAAGCATGTTGTTCTCTTATGCTCAGATTCTGGGAG TTCATCCTTGAGGAAAGAGGGGCTATACAAACCATCTTTTGCAGGATTTGTAGATGTAGATTTGGATGATACATATAAGATTTCACTTAGGACTTTG ATTGATTACTCGGTGGTGGAGAGTTTCGGGGCCGGGGGAAAAACATGCATCACTTCGAGAGTATATCCATTGGTAGCAGTGTTTGATGATGCTCACTTGTTTGTCTTCAACAATGGGACTGAGACAATCACTGCAGATGTTGAAGCTTGGAGTATGGCAAAGCCTGATCAGATGAACAATTGA
- the LOC105786330 gene encoding pentatricopeptide repeat-containing protein At2g33760 yields the protein MLKLTKTQTFLTANHERFRLLPLSQLAATVDTQETSLKSQTHTQKPLESHPSLHIDPKYFVSVLLNCKNIFQIKQAHAQIVANGLLTNLFVSNKLLYIYVQHKAIDEAHAFFGGMREKDPVSWSVMVGGFAKDGDFVNCFRTFKELTRCSVQPDNYTLPFVLRVCRDRMDLLMGSLVHGVVLKSGLSWDHFVCAALVDMYAKCRVIDDARKLFDDMHKKDLVTWTVMIDGYAECGNANESLVLFDWMREEGIVPDKITMVTVVNACSKLGAMHKARFVHDYICSMKFSLTVILGTAMIDMYAKCGSVDFAREIFDGMREKNVISWSVMIAAYGYHGQGKKALDLFPMMLNCGIMPNRITFVSLLYACSHAGLVDEGFELFNIMWDKYGVKPDVKHCTCMVDLLGRAGRLDEALKLIENMTVEKDEGLWSAFLAACRIHKHVELAEWAAKSLLELQPQNPGHYVLLSNVYANAGMWEDMAKVRNLMTKGNLKKIPGWTWIEVDNKIHQFSVGDKSHPLSKEIYGLLKSLIEKLELAGYVPDTNFVLHDVDEEVKVGMLYTHSEKLAITFGLIATPEGTPIRITKNLRVCGDCHTFIKFVSAITKRSIIVRDSNRFHHFIEGACSCGDYW from the coding sequence ATGTTAAAGCTCACGAAAACTCAGACCTTTCTTACAGCAAACCATGAAAGATTTCGCCTTTTACCTCTTTCTCAACTTGCTGCAACTGTAGACACTCAAGAAACCTCCCTCAAATCCCAAACCCATACGCAAAAACCGTTGGAATCACATCCTTCACTCCATATAGACCCCAAGTATTTCGTCTCTGTTTTGTTAAACTGCAAAAACATCTTTCAAATAAAACAAGCTCATGCGCAAATAGTTGCCAATGGGTTATTAACTAACCTCTTCGTTTCAAACAAACTCCTTTACATATACGTTCAACACAAAGCTATAGATGAAGCTCATGCTTTTTTTGGTGGAATGAGAGAGAAGGACCCGGTTTCTTGGAGTGTTATGGTTGGTGGGTTTGCTAAAGATGGTGACTTTGTGAATTGTTTTAGAACTTTTAAGGAGCTTACTAGGTGTAGTGTTCAGCCTGATAATTATACTTTGCCTTTTGTTTTGAGAGTTTGTAGGGATAGGATGGATTTGTTAATGGGTAGTTTGGTTCATGGTGTTGTTTTGAAATCTGGGTTGTCTTGGGATCACTTTGTTTGTGCAGCACTTGTTGATATGTATGCAAAATGTAGGGTTATTGATGATGCTCGTAAACTGTTTGATGATATGCATAAGAAAGACCTTGTTACTTGGACTGTTATGATAGATGGGTATGCCGAGTGTGGGAATGCTAACGAATCGTTGGTTTTGTTTGATTGGATGAGAGAGGAAGGCATTGTTCCTGATAAGATTACAATGGTGACTGTGGTTAACGCTTGTTCAAAATTGGGTGCCATGCATAAGGCTAGATTTGTTCatgattatatatgttcaatGAAGTTTAGTTTGACTGTAATATTGGGTACTGCAATGATTGATATGTATGCAAAATGTGGTAGTGTTGATTTTGCGAGAGAAATATTTGATGGGATGCGAGAGAAGAATGTAATATCATGGAGTGTGATGATTGCTGCTTATGGATATCATGGTCAAGGCAAGAAAGCACTTGATTTGTTTCCTATGATGTTGAATTGTGGGATAATGCCAAATAGGATAACTTTTGTTTCACTTTTATATGCTTGTAGTCATGCTGGTTTGGTTGATGAAGGTTTTGAGCTTTTCAACATTATGTGGGACAAATATGGTGTGAAACCAGATGTGAAGCATTGTACTTGCATGGTTGATCTGTTAGGTCGAGCCGGGAGACTTGATGAAGCCTTGAAGTTAATAGAGAACATGACAGTTGAGAAAGATGAAGGGCTATGGAGTGCTTTTCTTGCAGCATGTAGAATCCATAAACATGTAGAGTTGGCTGAATGGGCTGCAAAATCACTTCTCGAACTGCAGCCACAAAATCCGGGTCACTATGTGTTACTCTCCAACGTTTATGCAAATGCCGGTATGTGGGAAGATATGGCAAAAGTTAGGAACTTAATGACAAAAGGGAACTTGAAAAAGATCCCGGGTTGGACCTGGATCGAGGTTGACAACAAGATTCATCAGTTTAGTGTTGGGGACAAGTCTCATCCTCTGTCTAAGGAGATTTATGGATTGCTGAAAAGTCTGATCGAGAAATTGGAGCTAGCTGGTTATGTTCCGGACACAAACTTCGTGTTACACGATGTTGATGAGGAAGTTAAGGTTGGAATGTTGTATACACACAGTGAAAAACTGGCTATTACGTTTGGTCTTATTGCCACACCTGAGGGAACTCCTATCAGGATCACAAAGAATCTTAGAGTTTGCGGTGACTGCCACACGTTTATAAAGTTCGTATCAGCTATTACAAAGAGGTCGATTATCGTCCGAGATTCGAATCGGTTTCACCACTTCATTGAGGGGGCTTGTTCGTGTGGAGACTACTGGTAA